One Phaseolus vulgaris cultivar G19833 chromosome 2, P. vulgaris v2.0, whole genome shotgun sequence DNA window includes the following coding sequences:
- the LOC137809361 gene encoding ASI1-immunoprecipitated protein 3-like — protein sequence MVNRRNLTRVTVSSDDEDEAPRPPRTRKRLRLLEEEEDEDDYNNNEKEGKQLETKEEVPESSQLVEDATPISEDATPIGEPIRFSRKGKYKRSHYESFMFNGIQYTLEDSVLFFPDGGVKKPYVAIIKDITQGSNGHVVVTGQWFYRPEEAAKKGGGNWKLHDTRELFYSFHRDEVPAEAIMHKCVVHFFPIHKQLPKRKDHPGFIVQKVYDNLEKKLWRLGDKVFEDDKQQEIDVLIQKTLQRIGELPHIELVEIVDDVHDQRKGKKKLE from the exons ATGGTGAATCGCCGAAACCTTACTCGAGTAACCGTGAGTAgcgatgatgaagatgaagcaCCTCGTCCCCCACGCACGAGGAAAAGACTAAGACTATtagaggaagaggaagatgaagatgacTATAACAATAATGAGAAAGAAGGAAAGCAACTAGAAACAAAAGAAGAGGTACCAGAATCGTCTCAACTCGTGGAGGATGCTACACCTATTTCGGAGGATGCTACACCTATAGGTGAGCCAATTAGGTTttcaagaaaaggaaaatacaagagaagtCACTATGAGTCTTTCATGTTCAATGGCATCCAATATACTCTG GAGGATTCTGTTCTTTTCTTCCCCGATGGAGGTGTCAAAAAGCCATATGTTGCCATTATTAAG GACATTACCCAAGGAAGTAATGGTCATGTGGTAGTGACAGGACAATGGTTTTATCGTCCTGAAGAAGCTGCGAAAAAAGGTGGTGGGAACTGGAAATTACATGATACAAGAGAGTTATTTTATAGCTTTCATCGTGATGAAGTTCCTGCTGAGGCTATAATGCACAAGTGTGTGGTGCATTTTTTTCCTATACACAAACAACTTCCGAAACGCAAGGATCACCCTGGGTTTATTGTACAAAAGGTGTATGACAATCTGGAAAAAAAACTGTGGAGGTTGGGTGATAAGgtgtttgaggatgataagcaACAAGAAATTGATGTGCTTATTCAAAAAACTCTACAACGTATTGGTGAACTACCACATATTGAGCTTGTGGAAATCGTTGATGATGTGCATGACCAAAGGAAAGGTAAAAAAAAGCTTGAGTAG
- the LOC137811424 gene encoding ASI1-immunoprecipitated protein 3-like isoform X1 — protein MVNRPRLTRVATSDDEDEALRPQRTRKRMRLLEEDNDDDNEEEGKEEVPEPPQPAEDAKPIGDAVRVSGKGRGRKRHYDSFEFDGIQYTLEDPVLLVPEEKGQKPYVAIIKDITQSINGNVKVTGQWFYRPEEAEKKGGGNWQSCDTRELFYSFHRDDVPAEAVMHKCVVHFVPRHKQLPKRKDHPGFIVQKVYDTVERKLWRLSDKDYEDIKQQEIDVLVQKTLERIGELLDIEPKEAPDDDEDQMKHRRSLSLRRKSVSPSNVSKEEEETLRSEQHPKSETPVTYVTNASEYYGILVKFNALTGDSHRDKWLERLLQRIQYMCDSNDSKERDKGLGNVNSDEINGGSKHISSESVNDCQDKVQKSSKSFIWPDAAVSAIVSLEKASHEALSSDSTKYNQKLRQLVFNLQKNAVLACRLLSGELEPSKLLNMTPNELKEGLVADKRTEKPHETQHLQMTDGRCSKCMEFKVGLREIIHAGNNERYQLECVSCGHSWYASRDEVSMPIIDSSDSKRNIGTAP, from the exons ATGGTGAATCGTCCTCGCCTGACTCGGGTGGCGACCAGCGATGACGAAGACGAAGCGCTGCGCCCACAACGCACGCGGAAGAGGATGAGGCTTCTGGAGGAAGACAACGATGACGACAAtgaagaagaaggaaaagaagaggTACCGGAACCGCCTCAACCTGCGGAGGACGCTAAGCCTATTGGCGACGCTGTTAGGGTTTCGGGCAAAGGAAGAGGCAGGAAAAGGCACTATGACTCCTTCGAGTTCGATGGCATCCAATATACTCTC GAGGATCCTGTTCTTCTCGTACCCGAGGAGAAAGGCCAAAAGCCATATGTAGCAATTATTAAG GACATTACACAGTCTATCAATGGCAACGTGAAAGTAACTGGACAATGGTTTTATCGCCCAGAAGAAGCTGAGAAAAAAGGAGGTGGAAACTGGCAATCGTGTGATACGAGGGAGCTGTTTTATAGTTTTCATCGTGATGATGTTCCAGCGGAGGCTGTAATGCATAAGTGTGTGGTGCATTTTGTTCCTAGACACAAACAGCTTCCAAAACGTAAGGATCACCCTGGGTTTATTGTACAGAAGGTGTATGACACTGTGGAAAGAAAACTCTGGAGGCTGAGTGATAAGGACTATGAGGATATTAAGCAGCAAGAAATTGATGTTCTTGTTCAAAAGACTCTGGAACGTATTGGTGAACTTCTTGACATTGAGCCTAAGGAAGCCCCTGATGATGACGAGGACCAGATGAAACATAGAAGAAGCTTAAGCTTAAGGAGAAAGAGTGTTTCACCTTCCAATGTTTCAAAGGAAGAGGAGGAAACACTCAGGAGCGAACAACATCCAAAGTCAGAAACACCAGTGACTTATGTAACTAATGCCTCAGAGTATTATGGCATATTGGTAAAATTCAACGCGCTAACTGGAGATAGCCATCGTGACAAATGGTTGGAGAGGTTGCTTCAACGCATTCAGTACATGTGTGATTCTAATGATAGCAAAGAAAGGGACAAAGGATTGGGAAATGTCAATTCTGATGAAATCAACGGTGGAAGCAAGCATATAAGTTCAGAATCAGTAAATGACTGTCAAGATAAGGTTCAGAAG AGTTCCAAGTCTTTTATCTGGCCAGATGCTGCTGTATCAGCCATAGTTTCTCTCGAAAAAGCTTCACACGAGGCTCTCTCATCAGATTCTACGAAGTACAACCAAAAGTTGCGGCAATTGGTTTTTAATCTCCAG aaaaATGCAGTGTTAGCATGCCGTCTGTTAAGCGGAGAATTGGAACCTTCAAAACTATTAAATATGACACCCAATGAATTAAAG GAGGGTTTGGTTGCTGACAAAAGAACCGAGAAGCCTCACGAAACCCAACATTTGCAA ATGACAGATGGCCGCTGCTCAAAATGCATGGAATTTAAGGTGGGTTTGAGAGAGATTATCCATGCTGGAAATAATGAACGATATCAG TTGGAATGCGTTTCCTGCGGTCATTCCTGGTATGCCTCACGAGATGAGGTGTCTATGCCTATCATAGATTCATCTGATTCAAAAAGAAACATAGGCACAGCGCCGTAG
- the LOC137811424 gene encoding ASI1-immunoprecipitated protein 3-like isoform X2 translates to MVNRPRLTRVATSDDEDEALRPQRTRKRMRLLEEDNDDDNEEEGKEEVPEPPQPAEDAKPIGDAVRVSGKGRGRKRHYDSFEFDGIQYTLEDPVLLVPEEKGQKPYVAIIKDITQSINGNVKVTGQWFYRPEEAEKKGGGNWQSCDTRELFYSFHRDDVPAEAVMHKCVVHFVPRHKQLPKRKDHPGFIVQKVYDTVERKLWRLSDKDYEDIKQQEIDVLVQKTLERIGELLDIEPKEAPDDDEDQMKHRRSLSLRRKSVSPSNVSKEEEETLRSEQHPKSETPVTYVTNASEYYGILVKFNALTGDSHRDKWLERLLQRIQYMCDSNDSKERDKGLGNVNSDEINGGSKHISSESVNDCQDKVQKSSKSFIWPDAAVSAIVSLEKASHEALSSDSTKYNQKLRQLVFNLQEGLVADKRTEKPHETQHLQMTDGRCSKCMEFKVGLREIIHAGNNERYQLECVSCGHSWYASRDEVSMPIIDSSDSKRNIGTAP, encoded by the exons ATGGTGAATCGTCCTCGCCTGACTCGGGTGGCGACCAGCGATGACGAAGACGAAGCGCTGCGCCCACAACGCACGCGGAAGAGGATGAGGCTTCTGGAGGAAGACAACGATGACGACAAtgaagaagaaggaaaagaagaggTACCGGAACCGCCTCAACCTGCGGAGGACGCTAAGCCTATTGGCGACGCTGTTAGGGTTTCGGGCAAAGGAAGAGGCAGGAAAAGGCACTATGACTCCTTCGAGTTCGATGGCATCCAATATACTCTC GAGGATCCTGTTCTTCTCGTACCCGAGGAGAAAGGCCAAAAGCCATATGTAGCAATTATTAAG GACATTACACAGTCTATCAATGGCAACGTGAAAGTAACTGGACAATGGTTTTATCGCCCAGAAGAAGCTGAGAAAAAAGGAGGTGGAAACTGGCAATCGTGTGATACGAGGGAGCTGTTTTATAGTTTTCATCGTGATGATGTTCCAGCGGAGGCTGTAATGCATAAGTGTGTGGTGCATTTTGTTCCTAGACACAAACAGCTTCCAAAACGTAAGGATCACCCTGGGTTTATTGTACAGAAGGTGTATGACACTGTGGAAAGAAAACTCTGGAGGCTGAGTGATAAGGACTATGAGGATATTAAGCAGCAAGAAATTGATGTTCTTGTTCAAAAGACTCTGGAACGTATTGGTGAACTTCTTGACATTGAGCCTAAGGAAGCCCCTGATGATGACGAGGACCAGATGAAACATAGAAGAAGCTTAAGCTTAAGGAGAAAGAGTGTTTCACCTTCCAATGTTTCAAAGGAAGAGGAGGAAACACTCAGGAGCGAACAACATCCAAAGTCAGAAACACCAGTGACTTATGTAACTAATGCCTCAGAGTATTATGGCATATTGGTAAAATTCAACGCGCTAACTGGAGATAGCCATCGTGACAAATGGTTGGAGAGGTTGCTTCAACGCATTCAGTACATGTGTGATTCTAATGATAGCAAAGAAAGGGACAAAGGATTGGGAAATGTCAATTCTGATGAAATCAACGGTGGAAGCAAGCATATAAGTTCAGAATCAGTAAATGACTGTCAAGATAAGGTTCAGAAG AGTTCCAAGTCTTTTATCTGGCCAGATGCTGCTGTATCAGCCATAGTTTCTCTCGAAAAAGCTTCACACGAGGCTCTCTCATCAGATTCTACGAAGTACAACCAAAAGTTGCGGCAATTGGTTTTTAATCTCCAG GAGGGTTTGGTTGCTGACAAAAGAACCGAGAAGCCTCACGAAACCCAACATTTGCAA ATGACAGATGGCCGCTGCTCAAAATGCATGGAATTTAAGGTGGGTTTGAGAGAGATTATCCATGCTGGAAATAATGAACGATATCAG TTGGAATGCGTTTCCTGCGGTCATTCCTGGTATGCCTCACGAGATGAGGTGTCTATGCCTATCATAGATTCATCTGATTCAAAAAGAAACATAGGCACAGCGCCGTAG
- the LOC137811425 gene encoding uncharacterized protein: MGQELKLDLNEKSSVGLSPDTVLPSQQYCLNVKKIYKNGKSTGKDEFLKLKENFADINFGRFRNSSSHKSLPCRSHELEGNLEMRKVSMHKISEQVISIKKMGTIRGRKKIEISCSSSDASFSGSVVDSLCGSDDESMDERPSVISQDSNLGSPSPSVSGSWAGMENKTSNGYIEFCLNSDVWDGKYGAVEGIGSINTEIRGDKVAGSLIDGSYHLKNDSVHGLRKPDSSMVEISCMQSPSESECSPRASPKVSLSSIRKRLNSFTKSKTLTSPVSCVLETTEVKLTGTRNGTRNRTYQRSLLNDFSNTTKHSDIISEFINRDIQFSGLSCSPVHLHGKLKLKNKHGLPVYEFKVKCPEDVFVAKSWKSDNAFNWVYTFHSMDKRKKSTASDLGSHYSDKDLSMVAQMLVSSDSCSKLEVGMFDNSMVAEFVLFDLARSRESVSPEKKSCSEQNCSDTLKDSRVGMKRETLRPVEETLATKSKPISSTACFNNSNAYPLSSTELYSNPEMAAIVLQIPFGKRENLKCERKDRIKAEAYSKQSDLSYNGKVLEQVKVVLPSGNHGLASGESQGPSSLLDRLKHGGGCDCGGWDMACPLILLGNPGVQFAEDHPLMEEYQTLELFTQGVKERTPTFGMKMVEEGQYEVDFHAQLSILQAFSISVAILHGTSTFGAAGLEKNKQISRRNSLKMLLEEEVEILMNSVTKEEKKNVAKIQKGIPRPYVLNPPFSPIARV, from the exons ATGGGGCAAGAATTGAAGTTGGATCTCAACGAGAAGTCTTCCGTGGGTCTTAGTCCCGATACTGTTCTTCCATCTCAGCAATATTGTTTGAATgtgaagaaaatatataaaaatgggAAATCCACTGGGAAAGATGAATTTTTGAAACTAAAAGAGAACTTTGCTGATATCAATTTTGGTAGGTTCCGTAATTCTTCTTCACATAAGAGCCTTCCCTGTAGATCTCATGAACTGGAAGGTAATTTAGAAATGAGAAAAGTTTCCATGCATAAGATTTCAGAGCAAGTTATAAGTATAAAGAAAATGGGCACCATTAGGGGaaggaaaaaaatagaaatttcaTGTAGTAGTAGTGATGCTTCTTTTTCGGGTAGTGTTGTTGATTCTCTGTGTGGTTCAGATGATGAAAGTATGGACGAGAGACCTTCTGTAATATCTCAGGACTCAAATTTAGGTTCACCATCTCCATCTGTTTCTGGTTCCTGGGCTGGGATGGAGAACAAGACTTCAAATGGCTATATTGAATTTTGCTTAAATTCGGATGTTTGGGATGGGAAATATGGTGCGGTAGAAGGGATTGGTTCTATAAATACAGAAATCAGAGGTGACAAGGTTGCTGGTTCACTAATCGATGGTAGTTATCATCTTAAAAATGATTCAGTTCATGGATTAAGAAAGCCAGATTCTTCCATGGTTGAAATCTCTTGCATGCAATCTCCATCCGAGAGTGAATGCTCCCCAAGAGCAAGTCCAAAAGTCTCACTCAGCTCTATCAGGAAAAGGCTAAATTCATTCACAAAGTCAAAAACTTTGACAAGTCCAGTGAGTTGTGTGCTGGAAACTACTGAGGTCAAATTAACTGGGACTAGAAATGGTACAAGAAACAGGACTTATCAGAGATCTTTGCTAAATGACTTCTCTAACACAACAAAGCATTCTGACATTATTTCCGAGTTTATCAATAGAGATATACAGTTTTCAGGTCTATCTTGTTCACCTGTTCATCTTCATGGCAAACTCAAGCTGAAAAACAAACATGGACTGCCAGTTTATGAGTTCAAGGTAAAGTGCCCTGAAGATGTTTTTGTGGCAAAGAGCTGGAAATCAGACAATGCTTTCAACTGGGTGTATACCTTTCACTCAAtggataaaagaaagaaaagtacAGCCTCTGACTTGGGGTCCCATTATTCTGACAAAGATTTATCAATGGTAGCACAGATGCTAGTTTCTTCTGATTCATGTTCGAAATTAGAAGTTGGAATGTTTGACAACTCTATGGTGGCAGAATTTGTGTTGTTTGACCTTGCACGCTCAAGAGAAAGTGTTTCACCTGAAAAAAAGTCGTGTAGCGAGCAAAATTGTTCTGACACTCTAAAAGATTCCCGTGTAggaatgaagagagaaactttGAGACCAGTTGAAGAGACTTTGGCAACTAAAAGCAAGCCTATATCAAGCACTGCATGTTTTAACAATTCAAATGCTTATCCTTTGTCATCCACAGAATTGTATTCAAACCCTGAAATGGCTGCCATTGTTTTGCAAATTCCTTTTGGCAAGAGAGAAAACTTGAAATGCGAAAGGAAGGATAGAATAAAGGCTGAAGCGTATTCCAAACAAAGTGACCTCTCTTATAACGGAAAAGTCCTAGAACAGGTGAAGGTGGTACTACCAAGTGGCAACCATGGCTTGGCAAGTGGTGAAAGCCAGGGTCCATCATCATTGCTTGATCGATTGAAACATGGTGGAGGTTGTGATTGTGGTGGCTGGGACATGGCCTGTCCCCTTATTCTTTTAGGCAATCCTGGTGTTCAATTTGCTGAAGACCACCCTCTTATGGAGGAATATCAAACTCTGGAACTTTTTACTCAG GGAGTCAAAGAACGAACTCCTACCTTTGGCATGAAGATGGTGGAGGAGGGACAATATGAAGTTGATTTCCATGCACAGTTATCCATATTACAAGCTTTCTCCATTAGTGTTGCTATTTTGCATGGCACCTCCACCTTCGGTGCTGCAGGGCTGGAGAAAAACAAACAGATTTCTCGACGCAATTCATTGAAAATGCTTCTTGAAGAGGAAGTAGAGATATTGATGAACTCAGTGAccaaagaagagaaaaagaatgtGGCCAAGATTCAGAAAGGAATTCCTCGACCCTATGTGCTAAACCCACCTTTTTCTCCTATTGCTCGTGTATAA
- the LOC137811426 gene encoding signal peptide peptidase-like 2 — protein MASEKICSILLFSAVILLLRDAPSVLAGDIVHDDDSTPKKPGCANQFVLVKVQTWVNGVEDAEFVGVGARFGRAIVSKEKNARHTRLILSDPRDCCSPPKNKLVGDVIMVDRGNCTFTRKANTAQNANASAILIINNQKELYKMVCDPDETDLNIHIPAVMLPLDAGTRLEKMLTSTSSVSVQLYSPRRPSVDIAEVFLWMMAVLTILCASYWSAWTARESAIEQDKLLKDASDEIPNTKYASVNGVVNMNVKAAVLFVVFASCFLFMLYKLMSSWFIEVLVVLFCIGGIEGLQTCLVALLSRWFKHAGEAYIKVPFLGSISYLTLAVSPFCTTFAVLWAVYRNNSFAWICQDILGIALIITVLQIVHVPNLKVGTVLIGCAFIYDIFWVFVSKKFFKESVMIVVARGDRSGEDGIPMLLKFPRIFDPWGGYSIIGFGDILLPGMLVAFSLRYDWLANKSLRGGYFLWAMCAYGFGLLITYVALNLMDGHGQPALLYIVPFTLGTLMTLGQKRGDLKGLWTSGEPQKPCPHLRLQHSGELSLE, from the exons ATGGCTTCGGAGAAGATCTGCTCGATTCTCTTGTTTTCTGCAGTCATATTGCTTCTCCGTGACGCCCCTTCTGTCTTAGCTGGGGACATAGTTCACGATGACGATTCAACACCCAAGAAGCCGGGTTGCGCCAACCAGTTCGTTCTG GTAAAAGTGCAAACCTGGGTCAACGGTGTAGAGGATGCTGAATTTGTTGGTGTGGGTGCCAGATTTGGCAGAGCCATTGTGTCAAAAGAGAAGAATGCACGACATACACGCCTTATTCTTTCAGATCCTCGTGACTGTTGCAGCCCGCCAAAGAATAAG CTTGTGGGAGATGTCATTATGGTGGATCGAGGCAACTGTACATTCACAAGAAAGGCAAATACTGCACAGAATGCTAATGCTTCAGCCATCCTCATTATAAATAACCAAAAAG AACTTTACAAGATGGTTTGCGATCCTGATGAAACTGATTTGAACATACATATACCTGCAGTCATGCTTCCACTAGATGCAGGTACAAGGCTGGAAAAAATGCTGACAAGTACTTCATCTG TGTCTGTGCAGCTATACTCACCACGTAGACCATCTGTTGACATAGCAGAAGTATTTCTTTGGATGATGGCAGTTCTTACCATATTGTGTGCATCATATTGGTCAGCTTGGACAGCCCGAGAATCAGCTATTGAACAAGATAAGCTCCTAAAG GATGCTTCAGATGAAATCCCAAACACTAAATATGCTAGTGTTAATGGAGTTGTAAATATGAACGTGAAAGCTGCAGTCCTTTTTGTTGTATTTGCTTCATGTTTCCTGTTTATGCTTTACAAACTGATGTCGTCGTGGttcattgaggttttggttGTTCTCTTCTGTATTGGTGGGATTGAG GGCTTGCAAACTTGTTTGGTTGCTCTTTTGTCCAG GTGGTTCAAGCATGCTGGAGAGGCATACATCAAAGTACCTTTTTTGGGATCTATCTCATACCTGACTTTGGCTGTTTCTCCATTCTGTACAACATTTGCCGTTCTTTGGGCAGTTTATCGTAACAATTCCTTTGCCTGGATTTGTCAAGATATACTC GGAATTGCACTGATTATAACTGTTCTACAGATTGTACATGTACCAAATCTTAAG GTTGGTACCGTTCTTATCGGCTGTGCCTTCATCTACGACATCTTTTGGGTGTTTGTCTCAAAGAAGTTCTTCAAGGAAAGTGTCATGATTGTG GTAGCCCGAGGTGATCGAAGTGGAGAAGATGGAATTCCAATGTTACTAAAGTTCCCACGTATTTTTGATCCATGGGGTGGTTACAGCATCATAGGTTTCGGAGACATCCTTTTACCTGGAATGCTGGTGGCATTCTCACTCAG GTACGATTGGCTGGCAAACAAGAGCCTTAGAGGTGGATATTTCCTGTGGGCAATGTGTGCATATGGCTTTG GTCTTTTGATTACGTACGTGGCACTAAACTTGATGGACGGACATGGCCAACCAGCACTATTATACATCGTTCCATTTACCCTTG GAACCTTGATGACATTGGGGCAGAAGAGAGGAGATTTGAAGGGTTTGTGGACAAGTGGAGAACCTCAAAAACCCTGCCCACATTTAAGACTCCAACACAGTGGAGaattaagccttgaatga